In Rosa chinensis cultivar Old Blush chromosome 1, RchiOBHm-V2, whole genome shotgun sequence, a genomic segment contains:
- the LOC112182302 gene encoding putative disease resistance RPP13-like protein 1, with product MALFRGHKASLSRYTTSPYPFSYHVFLSFRGEDTRKNFADHLYTALVNAGFHTFRDDGLEKGENIKQELANAIRESRTSVIVFSKDYASSRWCLEELVTILERKRTSNHFVLPVFYDVDPSHLRNQTASVAETFTRHQKTQSSSKVRRWRAALKQVADLAGMDLQNEADGHESKFIQKIVGVIRDKLGRVPLSDVQKELEDKLLSVNPVLDDAEGKQLKFQTTVKPWLHKLKEAVYEAEDLLQEIKTQVLRQKKNDKYGSSTSKVQELISTPSHAFDSALIYSRVDEVLEKLDNISKQTKDVLDSEVTTGHRVSQPLPSISLVEKSVYGRDEEKERLVKLLLSDDETGNETGVIPIVGMGGIGKTTLAQFVYNDVRVKQHFHLQAWVCVSKEFDVFRISQHIYESLTTEACQSTNLDLLLSKLQATLMGKRFFFVLDDIWNKNYNQLELLRRPLESGAHGSKIIVTTRDENVARMMGSLKAHSLMPMSEEDSWSLFEKHALKNGGVPTHSHLEKIGRQIVRKCNGLPLAIKSLGGLLCSKLLVEEWESILNSDMWEFSLDESDILPSLWLSYLDLPLHLKRCFAYCSLYPKNYKFQKSELIYLWKAEDLLQHKKNKMAEEVGQDYFNDLISRSFFQHSSSSDEYFTMHDLINDLASFVSGEFYFRWEGTDSPNSLSKTRHFSYMSRYHDEADSLAMFEALQQAKCLRTFLSLKPRWWLQLNKGRCDILPKSECLRVLKLYAYNIEELPDSIHNFKHLTYLDLSATPIKKLTDTICTLYNLQVLLLSNCRGLIELPAKLRRLINLSHLDITKTKLKKMPPQMGRLKDLQMLPEFVLDKHTAGDNLAELKKLEKLRGRLRISGLVHSSGLEAYILRDKKFLKELVLDWGRRHVFAYIYTVEEREVLEKLQPHLNLERLTIKGYGGKMFSGWSEYYPSSALGYLELVDCVNCISLPPLGQLPSLRELHISKLHGVVSVGSEFYYGDGNTSSVNKPFRSLRSLKFDNMSGWKDWSYGGGDDNEGGVFPNLVHLEVIDCPNLTGRLVSDSLPSLVSLTVLHCPELECFPEDGFLSKLKSLEQGKVNAKSIQNLNKGLRTLTSLERLTLEFSCDEKVDWFVEEQAGMFPSILTYLTICRLNCETINGAKWFGNLNSLQELEIWNCPALRCLPNSGLPSSLQRLQIWRCPALQCLPDSGLPSSLTYLCIHECPLLEKRCQRETGEDWPKIAHIKCISIR from the exons ATGGCTCTGTTCCGAGGTCACAAGGCCTCCCTTTCCAGATATACTACTTCTCCTTATCCATTTAGCTATCACGTATTCTTGAGCTTTAGAGGTGAAGACACCCGAAAGAACTTCGCTGATCACCTCTACACTGCCCTTGTCAATGccggatttcatactttccggGATGACGGACTCGAGAAAGGGGAGAATATCAAGCAAGAGCTTGCGAATGCCATTCGAGAGTCACGAACTTCTGTCATTGTGTTTTCGAAAGACTACGCCTCTTCCAGATGGTGTCTGGAGGAGCTTGTCACGATCCTTGAACGCAAGAGGACCTCCAATCATTTCGTTTTACCAGTCTTCTACGACGTTGATCCATCCCATCTGAGGAACCAGACTGCAAGTGTTGCAGAAACATTTACTAGACACCAGAAAACTCAATCGTCGAGTAAAGTGAGAAGATGGCGGGCAGCACTTAAACAAGTTGCAGATCTAGCAGGAATGGATTTACAAAATGAAGCTGACGG GCATGAGTCGAAGTTTATCCAGAAGATTGTTGGAGTGATTCGAGACAAGCTAGGTCGTGTCCCCCTAAGCGATGTCCAGAAGGAATTAGAGGATAAGTTGTTATCTGTTAACCCTGTTCTTGATGACGCCGAGGGGAAGCAACTGAAATTCCAAACGACTGTGAAGCCATGGCTCCATAAGCTTAAAGAGGCTGTCTATGAGGCTGAGGACCTGTTGCAGGAGATCAAAACACAAGTGTTGAGGCAAAAGAAGAATGACAAATATGGGAGTAGCACCAGTAAGGTACAAGAGCTCATCTCTACTCCATCTCATGCTTTTGACTCAGCTTTAATATACTCCAGGGTAGATGAAGTTCTTGAAAAACTAGACAACATTTCGAAGCAGACAAAAGATGTCCTTGATTCGGAAGTAACCACTGGACACAGAGTATCACAACCACTACCGTCAATTTCTTTGGTAGAAAAGTCTGTGTATGGAAGAgatgaagagaaagaaagattGGTTAAATTATTGCTATCAGATGATGAGACTGGCAATGAAACAGGTGTGATTCCTATTGTGGGTATGGGTGGGATCGGAAAGACCACCCTTGCCCAGTTTGTATACAATGATGTTAGAGTGAAGCAACATTTTCACCTCCAAGCATGGGTATGCGTTTCAAAAGAATTTGATGTTTTTAGGATCTCGCAACACATTTATGAGTCCCTCACCACAGAAGCTTGCCAAAGCACAAACCTAGATCTGCTTCTATCAAAGTTGCAGGCAACTTTGATGGGGAAAaggttcttctttgttcttgatgaCATCTGGAACAAGAATTATAACCAGTTGGAACTCTTAAGGCGTCCCCTTGAGTCTGGAGCACATGGAAGCAAGATCATTGTCACAACACGAGATGAAAATGTTGCACGTATGATGGGTAGCCTTAAAGCTCACAGTCTCATGCCAATGTCTGAGGAAGATAGCTGGTCGTTATTTGAAAAACATGCCTTGAAAAATGGAGGTGTTCCTACACACTCACATCTTGAAAAAATCGGTAGACAAATTGTTCGAAAGTGCAATGGTCTTCCTTTGGCTATTAAGTCCCTTGGGGGTCTCTTATGTTCTAAATTGTTAGTGGAGGAATGGGAAAGTATATTGAACAGTGACATGTGGGAGTTCTCACTGGATGAGAGTGACATTCTGCCATCTCTATGGTTGAGCTATCTAGATCTGCCTCTACATCTCAAGCGTTGTTTTGCCTATTGTTCACTATATCCCAAGAACTATAAATTTCAAAAATCAGAGTTGATTTACTTGTGGAAGGCTGAAGATCTATTGcaacataaaaaaaacaaaatggcaGAAGAAGTCGGACAAGACTACTTCAATGATCTAATCTCAAGATCATTTTTTCAACATTCATCAAGTTCCGATGAATACTTCACAATGCATGACCTTATCAATGATTTAGCAAGCTTTGTATCTGGAGAATTTTATTTTAGGTGGGAGGGTACTGATTCACCCAATAGTTTGAGCAAGACTCGTCACTTTTCATATATGTCTAGATATCATGATGAGGCTGATAGCCTAGCGATGTTTGAGGCTTTACAGCAAGCTAAATGTTTGCGCACCTTTCTATCATTAAAACCTCGTTGGTGGTTGCAGTTGAACAAAGGACGATGTGATATATTGCCAAAGTCAGAGTGTTTAAGAGTGCTAAAGTTATATGCATACAATATTGAGGAATTGCCTGATTCAATTCACAACTTCAAACATCTTACGTACTTGGACTTGTCTGCGACTCCCATAAAAAAGTTAACTGATACAATTTGTACTTTGTATAACTTGCAAGTATTGTTGTTGTCAAACTGTCGAGGCCTTATTGAACTGCCAGCCAAGTTGCGAAGATTGATCAACTTGAGCCATCTGGATATTACAAAGACAAAGCTAAAAAAGATGCCACCACAAATGGGGAGGTTGAAAGACCTCCAGATGCTACCAGAGTTTGTGCTAGACAAGCACACTGCTGGGGATAATTTGGCAGAGTTAAAGAAGCTTGAAAAATTGCGTGGAAGACTTCGTATCTCAGGGCTTGTGCATAGCAGCGGTTTGGAGGCCTACATACTGAGGGACAAGAAGTTTCTTAAGGAACTGGTTTTGGATTGGGGACGAAGGCATGTCTTCGCTTACATTTATACGGtagaagaaagagaagtgcTTGAGAAGCTCCAACCTCACCTGAACCTGGAAAGGCTTACAATTAAAGGTTATGGAGGCAAAATGTTTTCAGGTTGGTCAGAATATTATCCTTCCTCTGCTCTTGGTTATCTTGAACTTGTTGATTGTGTGAATTGTATCTCCTTGCCACCATTGGGACAGCTACCTTCCCTCAGAGAGCTTCATATTTCTAAGTTACATGGAGTGGTGTCCGTTGGTTCTGAATTCTATTATGGTGACGGCAACACTTCTAGTGTGAATAAACCATTTAGATCTCTACGGTCTTTGAAATTCGACAATATGAGTGGATGGAAAGATTGGTCTTATGGTGGAGGTGACGATAATGAAGGTGGGGTTTTTCCTAATCTCGTTCATCTTGAAGTGATAGACTGTCCCAATCTTACCGGGAGATTAGTTTCAGACAGTCTCCCATCTCTTGTGTCTTTGACGGTATTGCATTGCCCAGAATTGGAATGTTTTCCGGAAGATGGATTCCTGTCAAAGTTAAAATCACTTGAACAAGGAAAAGTGAATGCAAAGAGTATTCAGAATCTGAACAAGGGTCTCCGAACACTCACCTCTCTTGAAAGATTGACACTTGAGTTCAGCTGCGACGAAAAAGTAGATTGGTTTGTGGAGGAGCAGGCTGGGATGTTTCCCAGCATTCTCACATATCTCACGATCTGCCGTCTGAATTGTGAGACCATCAACGGTGCCAAGTGGTTTGGCAATCTCAACTCTCTTCAAGAATTGGAGATTTGGAATTGCCCTGCGCTCCGGTGCTTGCCAAATAGTGGACTACCCTCTTCTCTTCAACGCTTGCAGATTTGGCGTTGCCCTGCTCTGCAGTGCTTGCCAGATAGTGGACTACCCTCTTCTCTTACTTACCTATGTATCCATGAATGTCCTTTGCTTGAGAAAAGGTGCCAAAGAGAGACGGGTGAAGATTGGCCCAAGATTGCTCACATCAAGTGCATATCAATTCGATAA